The nucleotide window ctctttgaatttcatGTGACTGAAAATgactattattattactatGATCGTCTAAAAATGCTAGATATATTACAACTGTTAATCGTTAAAACTAGAACCGTATTCTTTACctccttcaaaaattgaaagagtcATTCCAAGAGCTTTTAATATTTCATAAGATACTTTAAATTATGCTATTTGGATCATGATCTGTTCTGTCTGCTATTTGGATTGTTCAACTCTTGAGTACTACTTTCAATAGAATTATTGTCAATAGATTGTACTGTTACTTTGCTTGTTGAACTTGATGGATGACGAGACAGAACAGGAGTTGAAATATTAGGTATTTCTGGCGATTTGTAAAATGATGGCTGTTGAGAGAATGCTGAAGAATGCTGATAAGTCTGGTAGGGATATTCATGTGCATATTCTGATTGATTTGGTGGCACATTAGCGATTTTGTTTGAATGCATTGGATACTGATTTTGAGTATGTACTTGATGTTGTACCTGTGCTTGGTGTTGTATTTGCATTTGAACTTGTGCTTGATGCTGCATCTGTGCTTGACGTTGCATCTGAATTTGCATCTCCATTTGCatttgctgttgttgttgcatttgctgttgttgttgcatttgctgttgttgctgcatttgctgttgttgctgcatttgttgttgttgttgcattTGCAAGCTTGGTGAATAAATCACCGGCGGAGTGGGTGAAGGTGCACCCTGTTGAGATCCAACAGACACGTGAGATGCTGGAAGGGAGGACGTACCCGCGATATGCATATGTGCGGGCACTGATGCTGATCCAGACCGGTGTGGCACCGGTACTGGCCTTTGATGCGATTGCGGCTGGGACTGCGGGACAGATGACAACAATGACTTTTCAGCTGGCTTATAGTTCGGCTGTAATAGGAATGGGGCGTAAGGATGTGTAAGGAGATTCGGTTTTGATGCATTCCCTAATTGGCTGTTTGTGTCCATGTAGGAAAATGGCGTGTGTAGATGAGATTGGGCTATATTTGGTTGTTGTGCATATGGAATTGCACCCGCTGAATTCTGATGGGGCATTCGAAATGGCACAGAACTGTACATATTTGAATTATCAACGGAGGATGGAAAACGGGGATGCTGCATTTGCTGTGATTGAGGCTGTGATTGAGATTGAGACTGAGATTGAGACTGGGGCTGTGTGTGGGACTGTTGATGCTGATGTGCTGGCAGCTGCATTTGCTGCAATTGCTGCGGCTGTCCAACCTGGCTCCATTTATCGTCGTCAGCGGCTGATGAGGAGCCACTATAACTGGCAATGAGCGCACTAGCACCTGGAACAGCAATTTGATGATAGAAGCCAGCAGTGGACGGATTCAGGGCAGATGCCGCCGGCAAAGGAATGACCGGCGAATTCACAAAGCCACCACTACTGCTAGCAGATGACCCAGTACTATGTCTCGAAAGGTTTTCGTATATCCCGTGCTCCATGAAAAGCTTGCTCTGCTTCCTCTTGTGTTTCCGCACAGGCTTGTACCGGTAGTTGGGGTATTTCTTCTCATGCTCGATCTTCTCCTTTTTCGCCAACCCCTCCCAGTATATCCTCTCTTCGTCACTCAGACTTTTCCATTTGAGCCCCAGTATTTTCGAGATCTTCGAATTGTGCGGGATATCTTCACCCTGCGTGGTCCATTCGTCTATCAGCACCTTGTGATGATGCTGTCTAAATAAGATGAAGGCATTTCGTGGTCGCGGGATCTTTCCGCCGACGTTTATACTACTCTCTGTCGCAGCATTTGCTACATTCTCTGCTCCAGGTAGCTCTGTGGGTTCCTTGTCGGCCTGAAAATTGTCAATAACTGGTGTACCTTCGGATGTCGTATTCTTCTTATCCATTCATCcataaatatatatacgcggcttttttaaatcatcTATCTTTCGATATTCTATGGCAAAAGTACAACGATAAGGGTGGGGGGCACAATGGTAAAGTAAAAcaaatgaaggaaaaaaaaagtcaaaaaaatgaaaaacgaAATGAGACCTGCGACGTACCAAATTGTTCAATGTTGCTTTGCAATTGCTACCTTCACGTATATTCGTCTTCTACTGCTCTTACCCTCTTGACAATTTATATGTGGATACAATaaagtttttctttttcccttAATCCATACAGAAATGTCTTGAAGCGGAAACCTTAAATATAACCAGAAAAGTGAGGGAAGAAGAATCaaggaaaaatgaaaaaatacttGTTTGGTTATGACTATATGTATATTTGCGATACTATACCACTGAAGATATCCGACAAAGTAACGTCCCTTGCCTACAAAGCAGCAATAGGGTTTCTGAAAACTTTTCGTCGCGTGCAGATTCTAAGGAGCAGGATAGAATGCTGAAAgaagacaaaagaaattcCAACACAAAGACAAATCGAATAACATCAacaaacaacaataaaTAGAAATGattaaaaataaataccACAGCTCGAAATAAGACACATAATCACACCTGTCCAATATATAATAATATCGAGCCTTATAGCGCTTTCCACAGCAATTAAAATGAATTCGCGAATCCAAACAAGAAAATCCCGAGAAAACAGCAACACACAATAACCGACTAAAACAGATAAAATAATGGCCCAATCTGACTAGGAGAGGCAGTTAGACGCGCCGCTACCATCTTCGTCACGTATAAACTTTAAATGACTTTTCCTTCCTTACCTTCAACAGAAAACAACTTATGTGATAAGCAAGGCCAGAACATTTCCGTTTGAACGGATCCAGATAACTTTCTGAAACGTACCGAAGACAACCACGCACAGACCTGGTCACAATCAGAGCTCGATTTGTTGTATTTCTCTCTTCCATTGCTCGTCGAACATACTCGTGCAGAAAGCTTAAACGATTCGTCGCCTGATAGGATTTTCACAAAAACATTCTTCTGATGTGCATATGCTGCAAATTCGAAACGTGAaacattcttgaaaaaaccaGCAACCCCCacgtttctttttcatcttctcaCACTTACGTAGCCCTGATGCATGCTCTTTTGAGCAGCACATGCATTGCTGTCAACAGGCGCCACTGGGCAGCTCGAATCGAGTCGCGTCGAACCGCGCATGGAGGGGGAATGTCCCGTGGACAAAAGGGAAAAAAATAGGCTTGCGACATTGTCGTCCAAGCACGAATGCTGCCTCGCAGCGGTGTGGTCCTGTATGGCAGGCGGTGACCACGCTGTTCATTGCGAATTTGTGTGCCGATAGTCCCCAAACAGATGTTCTATTTCGTATTTGCACCGCGATCAAATCTGTTCGTTCTGCGGGATGTGCATATAGAGACATAAAGGGAAATTTGGCCCCCGGGTGATGTTTCGTTCGTCACACTGCGCTTCCAACAGTATTCGAACGGAATTCGAGGAGAATTTTCCCGATTCGTCA belongs to Zygotorulaspora mrakii chromosome 1, complete sequence and includes:
- the ROX1 gene encoding Rox1p (similar to Saccharomyces cerevisiae ROX1 (YPR065W); ancestral locus Anc_3.354); translated protein: MDKKNTTSEGTPVIDNFQADKEPTELPGAENVANAATESSINVGGKIPRPRNAFILFRQHHHKVLIDEWTTQGEDIPHNSKISKILGLKWKSLSDEERIYWEGLAKKEKIEHEKKYPNYRYKPVRKHKRKQSKLFMEHGIYENLSRHSTGSSASSSGGFVNSPVIPLPAASALNPSTAGFYHQIAVPGASALIASYSGSSSAADDDKWSQVGQPQQLQQMQLPAHQHQQSHTQPQSQSQSQSQSQPQSQQMQHPRFPSSVDNSNMYSSVPFRMPHQNSAGAIPYAQQPNIAQSHLHTPFSYMDTNSQLGNASKPNLLTHPYAPFLLQPNYKPAEKSLLSSVPQSQPQSHQRPVPVPHRSGSASVPAHMHIAGTSSLPASHVSVGSQQGAPSPTPPVIYSPSLQMQQQQQMQQQQQMQQQQQMQQQQQMQQQQQMQMEMQIQMQRQAQMQHQAQVQMQIQHQAQVQHQVHTQNQYPMHSNKIANVPPNQSEYAHEYPYQTYQHSSAFSQQPSFYKSPEIPNISTPVLSRHPSSSTSKVTVQSIDNNSIESSTQELNNPNSRQNRS